The genomic DNA TCCCGCAGCTCGCGGAAGCGCTCCAGGGCGAGGTTCGTGCTGAGGATGGCGTTGGCGACCTGGTTCTTGCCTTCCTCGATGCGCTTGGCCAGCGCGATCTCGCCCTCGCGCGTGAGCAGGGCGACCCGCCCCATCTCGCGCAGGTACAGGCGGACCGGGTCCTCGGTGCGGCCGACCGGACCGGGACTGAGGTCGATGTCCGGCCCGTCTTCGTCCGGCTCCTCGGCGGGGACCGCGCGCTGGATCTCGGAGGGCAGGCGGGCCGCCTTGGCCGAGTCCACCACCTCGATATCCAGGGAGCCGAACATCAGCATGATGTCGTCGAGCTGGTCGAGGGACACGATGTCGGAGGGCAGGGCGTCGTTCACCTCGTCGTAGGTGAGGAAGCCCTTCTGCTTGCCCATCGAGATCAGCCGATCCAACTCCTCCAGCTTGGGCTCTTCACTCATGCGTCTGCGCTCCTTGGGGACCGGCGGTCCCGAGTTCGAGCGACTGGGCGACCCCCCCCGCTAGCTCGTACACGACTTTGCTCTCCTGGTGCAGGGCGACGAACTCCTCGCGCGGCGTGTCGGCGCCCCCGGCGGCCGTCTGGCCTTCGCTGATGCTGCGGGTGATCTGCCGCTGGCGTCGCAGGCGATGCTCCCGCTCCAGGTGCGCCGCGAACTGGTCGATCAGGGCCTGGCTGTCGTCTACGCCATCACGCTCCACGACGAGCAGGGCCGATAACAGATTGGCGGCGCTCTCGTCGGACAGGTCCGCAAGCAGGGCCTCGGGGGTGGCGTCGGGGCGGCTCTTGAGGGCGGCCACGATCGCCCGCAGGCCGGCGTGTCGCAGGTCCTCGTCTTCGATGCGGGGCAGCAGGACGGCTCGGGCGCCGAGCGAGCCGAGCAGCAGCGCGATCAGGTCGCGCTCCCGGGCGATGGGCTCGACGGTCGTGGCGGCGGCTGGCGGCGGCGTCGCCGGCCGCCGGAGCGCCGTCTGGAGCTTCTGCGCCTCGATCCAGAGCTGGGCCGGGTCGACCCCGAGCTTGATTCCGGCCTCCCGCGACAAGAGGACGGCCTCCTCCGTGTCGGCGACCTTGGCCAGCATGAGCGCGACCCGGGCGAAGGCGTTGGCTCGCGCGCGCGGACCACTGGCGCCGTCCGGATCAGCGATGGCCCGCTCCAGCGCGTAACCGAGCAGGCTCCGGGCCGACTCCACGCACTCGCGGAACGCCGCGGCGCCGTGCGCGCGCAGGAAGCTGTCCGGGTCGTAGCCGGTCGGCAGCAGCGCGGCCTTGAGGCGGAACGGGCTGCCGGTCTCCAGGGCGCCGGTACGGGTCACCCCCCAGGCCAGCCCCGAGCTCGTCGGCTCGAGCAGCTCGGCCGCGCGCTCGGCCGCTTTCTGGCCAGCGGCGTCGGCGTCGAAGAAGGTCACGACCTCTTCGCACAGGCGCCGCAGGATCCCGAGCTGGGCCGGCGTGAACGCGGTGCCCAGCGCGGCCACGGTCTCGGTGAAGCCGTGCTGATGGGCCATCAGGCAGTCGACGTAGCCCTCCACCAGCAAGGCGCGATTGCGCTCGCGGATGGAGGCGCGGGCCAGATCGGCGGCGTAGAGGAGATTGCCCTTGGTGTAGATCGGCGTCTCGGGGGAGTTGAGATACTTCGGGGTCTCGTCACCGAAGGCGCGTCCGCCGAATGCCACCACGCGTCCCTGCGCGTCGCGGATGGCGAAGATCAGGCGCCCCCGGAAACGGTCGTAGTGGCCGCCGCCGGCCTCGCGCCGTACGGCCAGGCCGGCAGTCTCCAGCGCCTCGGCCGGGACGCCTTCGCCGCGCATGAACCCGAGCAGGTTGTCCCAGCCCTCGGGGGCGTACCCCAGCCGGAAGCGTCGGGCCACCTCGAGATCGATGCCGCGCTGCTCGAGGTACCGGCGGGCTCGATCGCCGCCCGCTCGGTGGAGCGCGTCGGCGAAGCACTGGGCGGCCAGCTCCATGACCCGGTAGAGCTCCTCCCGTCCCGAGTCTTGCCGGGCGGTGCGATCCTCGGGCAACGTCACCCCGGCCGTCTTGGCGAGCGCGCGGACGGCCTCGGGGAAGGTCAGGCGGTCCATTTTCATGAGGAACCCGAAGACGTCCCCGCCCACGCCACAGCCGAAGCAGTGAAAGATCCCCCGCTTGGGGTTGACCATGAACGAGGGCGTCTTCTCGGCGTGGAACGGGCACAGCCCCTTCCAGTTGGCGCCCGCCTTGCGCAGGTTCACGAACCGCCCGGCGAGGTCCACGATGTCGGCGCTGGCGCGGATCTCGTCGAGGAGGGCGGGAGAGTAGCTGGCCATCAATTGATCCTGAGAGTAGCGACGGTGGCGCCGGCCCCGCCCTCCGCGGGTTCCCCGTCTCGATACGACTCCACCAGCGGATGGGCGGCCAGCAGGTCGCGGACGCTCTTGCGCAGGGCTCCGGTGCCCTTGCCGTGTACGAGGCGCACGGTCGGCAGGCCGGCCATGAAGGCGTCGTCCAGATATTGCTCCACGAGGTCGCGCGCCTCGTCCGTCCTCTTGCCGATCAGCATCAGCTCGGTCGCGACTGCGCGCGCCGGGGGGGTGGCGACCCCCCTCGGGACCACGAGGTTGGCGGCGTCGGCTGCGTTGCGCGTTTCCATCGATCCGTGGGGGCGATTGGGGCGAGGGAAACGGGTCCCAAGTGGGGTCGCCACCCCCCCGGCGCTCCCGGTTGCGGTCGTCCCGACGCTGAGCGGACGAAGGGCGGTGAGGGGGACGCGGATGGTGATCGCGCCGCTTCGGACGGTCGCCATGTCGCCGGCGACGGCGACCAGCTCGCCTTTGAGGCCGAGATGGTCGGCGGCGACGGCTGCACCAGGCTCGAGCGAGGCGCCGGTGTCGGCGGGAGCCGGCGGGTCGGGCATGGCCTTGACCGTGGCCTCGCGCAGGCGCCGGCGGCTGGCGTCCAGGTCGCGCCGTGAGCGCTCGGAGCGCTTGAGCCGTTCCCATTCAGCGCTGATGGCCCGACGGATGTCTCCGAGCAACCGGCTCGCCTCCTCCTTGGCCCGAGCGACGGTATCCCGCGCCTTGCGCTCGGCGGCGGCCTCGGCGTCGCGGGCGGCGGCCAACCGGGCGGCCGTTTCCTGCTCGCGACGTTCGATGGCGATCACCCGCTCGGCCTCGCACCGAGTGTACTCGTCCAGCCAGCGGAGCAGCTCGCTCAGCCGCGTGGCGTGCAGCGAGCGGTGGCTCTCGGCCCGGGCGATCAGCTCGGGGGCCAGGCCGAGGCGGGCCGCGATGGTCAACGCCAGGCTCTGTCCCGGGCGGTCGTAGCGGAGACGAAACGTGGGGGCCAGGGACGCGGCGTCGAACTCGACGGAGGCATTCCGCGCACGGGGATGAGTGCTGGCGAACGCCTTGAGGGGCTCCAGG from Candidatus Methylomirabilota bacterium includes the following:
- the dnaG gene encoding DNA primase; translated protein: MASYSPALLDEIRASADIVDLAGRFVNLRKAGANWKGLCPFHAEKTPSFMVNPKRGIFHCFGCGVGGDVFGFLMKMDRLTFPEAVRALAKTAGVTLPEDRTARQDSGREELYRVMELAAQCFADALHRAGGDRARRYLEQRGIDLEVARRFRLGYAPEGWDNLLGFMRGEGVPAEALETAGLAVRREAGGGHYDRFRGRLIFAIRDAQGRVVAFGGRAFGDETPKYLNSPETPIYTKGNLLYAADLARASIRERNRALLVEGYVDCLMAHQHGFTETVAALGTAFTPAQLGILRRLCEEVVTFFDADAAGQKAAERAAELLEPTSSGLAWGVTRTGALETGSPFRLKAALLPTGYDPDSFLRAHGAAAFRECVESARSLLGYALERAIADPDGASGPRARANAFARVALMLAKVADTEEAVLLSREAGIKLGVDPAQLWIEAQKLQTALRRPATPPPAAATTVEPIARERDLIALLLGSLGARAVLLPRIEDEDLRHAGLRAIVAALKSRPDATPEALLADLSDESAANLLSALLVVERDGVDDSQALIDQFAAHLEREHRLRRQRQITRSISEGQTAAGGADTPREEFVALHQESKVVYELAGGVAQSLELGTAGPQGAQTHE